The Acidobacteriota bacterium genome has a window encoding:
- a CDS encoding DUF3014 domain-containing protein: protein MSQLDDQDLQPSVSPPEGERPARRRPIWVGLLVVAALGALLVAFFLGRVSRDGDRGPAPSNASKEPVEVPGSAPPEEEPPLPPLPTLDRSDAFVEEMMTALGTAPRLRRLASGGDLIRRLTAAVDNLAEGASPRNHFGGPGLEEPFRARPGSDGRLRIDPDSYRRYDGWAEAVAGLDANALASAFRRLEPLIESAYGELGYPGRSFSQTLAQALSHLLATPVPEEPPEVRLDVITYGLVDSRLEALSPAQKHLLRMGPENANLVLAKLRELEAALALAPLEEPAAVR, encoded by the coding sequence ATGAGCCAACTCGACGACCAAGACCTACAGCCTTCCGTCTCACCCCCCGAAGGAGAGCGGCCGGCGCGCCGGCGGCCGATTTGGGTCGGGCTGCTGGTGGTAGCGGCCCTCGGAGCCCTGCTGGTGGCTTTTTTTCTCGGCCGAGTGAGTCGCGACGGTGACCGTGGCCCGGCGCCGAGCAATGCCTCCAAGGAGCCCGTCGAGGTTCCGGGAAGCGCTCCGCCGGAAGAAGAGCCGCCGCTGCCGCCGCTACCGACCCTCGACCGCAGCGACGCCTTCGTCGAAGAAATGATGACGGCTCTGGGGACAGCGCCCCGGCTGCGCCGGTTGGCCTCCGGTGGCGATCTGATTCGAAGGTTGACGGCGGCCGTCGACAACCTGGCCGAGGGGGCGAGTCCGCGGAACCACTTTGGCGGGCCTGGGCTCGAAGAGCCCTTTCGTGCCCGGCCCGGCAGCGACGGACGGTTGCGCATCGATCCCGACTCCTACCGCCGCTACGACGGTTGGGCAGAAGCCGTGGCCGGCCTCGATGCAAACGCTCTGGCGAGCGCCTTTCGGCGCCTCGAGCCCTTGATCGAATCGGCCTACGGTGAGTTGGGGTATCCCGGTCGGTCCTTTTCTCAGACCCTTGCTCAGGCCCTGAGCCACCTGCTGGCGACGCCGGTACCGGAGGAGCCGCCGGAAGTACGCCTCGACGTGATCACCTATGGGCTCGTCGATTCTCGCCTCGAGGCGCTGTCGCCGGCCCAGAAGCATCTCCTGCGGATGGGACCCGAGAATGCCAATTTGGTGCTGGCGAAGCTACGGGAGCTGGAGGCCGCCCTGGCGCTGGCGCCGCTCGAAGAGCCCGCGGCAGTTCGCTGA
- a CDS encoding RsmB/NOP family class I SAM-dependent RNA methyltransferase has translation MTIEGLGRLQRYRSLVDDWQAFREAVQRPLPIAIWSHPLRTTPAALAARLGSSAQPVAGRPGVFRLPPGDRPGNRIEFAAGLFHVQEEASQIPPHLLAPRSGERVLDLCAAPGNKTAQIALAMDNRGTVVANDRDRNRLGPLRRVLDRLGIANTVVVQRDAAGYPGASGYFDRVLADVPCSCEGTVRKSPEVLARQPDYQRLARVQRAILAAAVRLTRPGGRIVYSTCTFAPEENEAVIDWQLRRGGVSLVPAELAGYRLSSGLSEWQGQRFDSSLVRARRLWPHHNDTGGFFVAVLEKAATGAPFNGVAGPPPAVDPEPCLEVFGQRFGIPARAFEGYRLVAATQGRLALVPDDLELLEAPVPRGVGLPLLRSAMRPPKPTSAAALLLHSWATKNVVELDDRQADDFLRGGEPGLAEAALGACTDTGYVLVRFQGLGLGLGWLNRRSAGASLRSQLPAGWRWAPRRDLDSAFQIPSAAAEQ, from the coding sequence TTGACCATCGAAGGCCTCGGTCGCCTGCAGCGCTATCGCTCCCTGGTGGACGACTGGCAGGCCTTTCGCGAAGCCGTGCAGCGGCCTCTGCCGATCGCGATCTGGAGCCATCCACTGCGCACGACGCCGGCGGCTCTCGCCGCCCGCCTGGGATCGTCGGCGCAGCCGGTCGCAGGCCGGCCGGGGGTCTTTCGCCTGCCGCCCGGCGATCGACCGGGCAACCGCATCGAGTTCGCGGCCGGCCTCTTCCACGTTCAGGAAGAGGCCTCGCAGATCCCGCCGCATCTGCTGGCTCCTCGGTCCGGCGAGCGCGTGCTCGATCTCTGTGCCGCTCCGGGCAACAAGACCGCCCAGATCGCCCTCGCCATGGACAATCGCGGCACGGTGGTGGCCAACGATCGCGACCGCAACCGCCTCGGCCCCCTGCGGCGGGTGCTCGATCGACTGGGCATTGCCAACACTGTCGTTGTGCAACGCGATGCCGCCGGCTATCCCGGCGCCAGCGGCTACTTCGATCGCGTGCTGGCGGACGTTCCCTGCTCCTGCGAAGGGACCGTCCGCAAGAGCCCGGAAGTTCTCGCTCGCCAGCCCGACTACCAGCGCCTGGCCCGCGTCCAGCGGGCGATTCTGGCGGCCGCCGTCCGCCTGACCCGGCCCGGGGGGCGCATCGTCTACTCGACCTGCACCTTCGCTCCGGAAGAGAACGAGGCGGTCATCGACTGGCAGCTGCGTCGCGGCGGGGTGAGCCTGGTCCCGGCGGAGCTGGCGGGTTATCGCTTGAGCTCGGGGCTGAGCGAGTGGCAGGGGCAGCGTTTCGACTCCAGCCTGGTTCGGGCGCGACGCCTGTGGCCGCATCACAACGACACCGGAGGTTTCTTCGTCGCGGTGCTGGAGAAGGCAGCGACCGGAGCGCCCTTCAATGGCGTTGCCGGGCCGCCCCCGGCGGTCGATCCGGAGCCTTGCCTCGAAGTCTTCGGGCAGCGCTTCGGCATTCCCGCCAGGGCCTTCGAGGGCTATCGGCTGGTGGCCGCCACGCAGGGGCGCCTGGCGTTGGTGCCAGATGATCTCGAGCTCCTCGAGGCGCCGGTTCCGCGGGGCGTTGGGCTGCCTCTGTTGCGTTCCGCGATGCGGCCGCCCAAGCCGACCTCGGCGGCGGCTCTGTTGCTCCACTCGTGGGCGACCAAGAACGTCGTCGAGCTCGACGACCGGCAGGCGGACGACTTCCTGCGCGGCGGAGAGCCAGGCCTCGCGGAGGCGGCTCTTGGCGCCTGTACCGATACCGGATACGTCTTGGTGCGCTTTCAGGGTCTGGGCCTCGGCCTCGGCTGGCTCAATCGCCGCTCTGCCGGTGCTTCGCTGCGCAGCCAGCTCCCGGCCGGTTGGCGCTGGGCGCCCCGGCGCGACCTGGACTCCGCTTTCCAGATTCCCTCGGCCGCCGCGGAACAGTAG
- a CDS encoding DUF1015 family protein, giving the protein MVQVRPFRAVRPPAAEAARVASVPYDVVSAAEARSLAAGDAASFLNVIRPEVQFEAGREPAPEALHDAARRAFDHLLTEGLLAESPHPALYLYRLTWQDHRQTGVVACCSVDEYDAGVIKKHEKTRPDKQEDRTRHGLAVGAHVGPVFLTYRSKPMIDELVAASTEVAPWVDFTAPDGVRHELWEVRESAALEAAFAAVPALYIADGHHRSASASGIRAALRRGNSGHRGDEPYNRFLSVLFPADQLRILSYNRFVKDRLGASPEAFLAKLRQDFEITFIDDPSSCAVGRVAMHLDGRWFGIDLGEPPEDLVAALDAAMLQDRILGPHLGIDDPRTSQRIDFVGGIRGVGELERRVAARPEGVAFALAPLPMDDLLAVADAGRVLPPKSTWFEPKLRSGLLIHRFEAATGSTEASR; this is encoded by the coding sequence ATGGTCCAAGTCCGACCCTTTCGCGCCGTTCGTCCGCCCGCCGCCGAGGCGGCTCGCGTGGCGAGCGTCCCCTACGACGTCGTTTCGGCGGCCGAAGCGCGCTCCCTGGCGGCGGGAGATGCCGCCAGCTTTCTCAACGTCATTCGCCCGGAAGTGCAGTTCGAGGCCGGCCGAGAGCCGGCGCCGGAAGCCCTGCACGATGCCGCCCGCCGCGCCTTCGATCACCTGCTGACGGAGGGTCTGCTGGCGGAGAGCCCGCATCCGGCCCTCTATCTCTATCGCTTGACCTGGCAGGATCATCGTCAGACCGGCGTCGTGGCCTGCTGTTCCGTCGACGAGTACGACGCCGGCGTGATCAAGAAGCACGAGAAGACCCGGCCCGATAAGCAGGAGGACCGCACCCGCCACGGCCTGGCGGTCGGGGCCCACGTCGGTCCGGTCTTCCTGACCTATCGTTCGAAGCCGATGATCGACGAGCTGGTGGCGGCCTCGACGGAGGTCGCCCCCTGGGTCGACTTCACGGCCCCGGACGGGGTTCGCCATGAGCTCTGGGAAGTGCGCGAGAGCGCGGCCCTCGAAGCCGCCTTCGCCGCTGTTCCGGCGCTCTATATCGCCGACGGACACCATCGTTCGGCGAGTGCCAGCGGCATCCGGGCCGCTCTGCGGCGCGGCAATTCCGGGCATCGTGGAGACGAGCCTTACAATCGGTTTCTATCGGTCCTATTTCCCGCTGACCAGCTCCGTATCCTGTCGTACAACCGCTTCGTCAAGGATCGCCTGGGAGCGAGCCCGGAGGCCTTCTTGGCAAAGCTTCGGCAGGATTTCGAGATCACCTTCATCGACGATCCGAGCTCCTGCGCGGTCGGCCGAGTGGCCATGCATCTTGATGGCCGGTGGTTCGGCATCGACCTCGGCGAGCCCCCGGAGGATCTGGTGGCGGCCCTCGATGCGGCCATGCTGCAGGATCGCATCCTCGGCCCCCACCTCGGAATCGACGATCCCCGCACTTCCCAGCGCATCGACTTCGTGGGTGGCATTCGAGGCGTCGGCGAGCTCGAACGGCGGGTGGCGGCGCGCCCCGAGGGAGTGGCCTTCGCCCTCGCGCCGCTGCCGATGGACGACCTGCTGGCGGTCGCCGATGCCGGTCGCGTCCTGCCCCCGAAGTCCACCTGGTTCGAGCCCAAACTGCGCTCGGGCCTACTGATTCATCGTTTCGAAGCCGCAACCGGCTCGACGGAGGCCTCCCGATGA
- a CDS encoding lipocalin-like domain-containing protein has product MKRHVALALALAVATMAAGCRKPADSSDESSVTAILGGTAAEGFARAVEPRSFRFPADHGPHPDFRNEWWYFTGHLKDSSANHYGYQLTFFRNRLLAPGEAPARSSPWATEQAFLAHFAVSDATGRNFRSFERWNRGALGLAGARSEPSLRVWLADWELRDDGAGGFEITARAGDRALQLQLTPRRSPILQGDGGLSRKGREPGNASYYYSMPRLASRGSLEIGGRELTVEGQSWLDREWSTSVLETGQVGWDWFSISLSNGTDLMFFRLRRNDGRIDTNSSGSLAPADGPVRPLKVDDVTLRERRYWTSDRTGARYPVAWTLELPDLALWLEVEPLLDGQELAHSFRYWEGAVRVTGEQAGEPVSGEGYVELTGYDR; this is encoded by the coding sequence ATGAAACGCCACGTCGCCCTCGCCCTGGCACTCGCCGTCGCCACCATGGCAGCCGGCTGCCGGAAACCGGCCGACTCCTCCGACGAGTCCTCGGTGACGGCGATTCTCGGCGGCACCGCCGCCGAGGGTTTCGCCCGCGCCGTCGAGCCCCGAAGCTTCCGTTTCCCCGCCGACCATGGACCCCATCCCGACTTTCGCAACGAGTGGTGGTACTTCACCGGCCACCTGAAAGACTCGTCGGCGAATCACTACGGCTATCAGTTGACCTTCTTCCGCAATCGCCTGCTGGCGCCTGGCGAGGCTCCGGCGCGCAGCTCCCCTTGGGCCACGGAGCAAGCCTTCCTGGCCCATTTCGCCGTCTCCGACGCCACCGGCCGAAACTTTCGCTCCTTCGAGCGCTGGAATCGCGGCGCCTTGGGTCTCGCCGGCGCCCGCAGCGAGCCGAGCTTGCGGGTTTGGCTCGCCGATTGGGAGCTTCGCGACGACGGCGCCGGAGGCTTCGAGATCACGGCACGCGCTGGCGACCGGGCACTGCAGCTTCAGCTCACCCCGCGCCGCTCCCCGATTCTGCAAGGCGACGGCGGCCTGAGCCGCAAGGGGCGAGAGCCGGGCAACGCCTCCTACTACTACTCGATGCCGCGGCTGGCAAGCCGCGGCAGTCTCGAGATCGGCGGCCGCGAGCTCACCGTCGAGGGCCAGAGCTGGCTCGACCGTGAGTGGAGCACGAGTGTCCTCGAGACCGGTCAGGTCGGCTGGGACTGGTTCTCGATCAGCCTGTCGAACGGCACCGACCTGATGTTCTTCCGCCTGCGCCGGAACGATGGCCGCATCGACACCAACAGCTCCGGCAGCCTGGCTCCGGCCGACGGCCCGGTGCGTCCGTTGAAAGTGGATGACGTGACCCTGCGCGAGCGCCGCTACTGGACCAGCGACAGGACCGGCGCGCGATACCCGGTGGCCTGGACCCTCGAGCTTCCCGATCTGGCCCTGTGGCTCGAGGTCGAGCCCCTCCTCGATGGTCAGGAGCTCGCCCACTCGTTTCGCTACTGGGAGGGCGCCGTGCGCGTTACCGGTGAGCAGGCCGGCGAGCCCGTCTCCGGCGAGGGCTATGTCGAGCTCACCGGCTACGATCGCTAG
- a CDS encoding DUF4388 domain-containing protein yields the protein MTTEGHFRGWNLSTILQMVEMDKRTCTLRVRCGENLGLLFFRAGDLIDAESGPLQGIDAAYEIVNWDGDTSVEVEGFCGSEQKSIDLPVTHLLLEGLARRDEERRESETGETSKPNGQASLTPQDAAMAAPAASQNAVAPQHAVASQNAFEALRDEVDSLDAEKEEEVSNLQSVLDRFRDEVPEFVATDLVNIDSGLSIGGATLDADFDSSVASACYAEVVKSNRRALDLLGLGSDSTEDILISTEKVFLLLRLLGSEYYHVVAITRKGNLGFARAIMKKFEPALLQAVNQLA from the coding sequence GTGACAACTGAGGGCCACTTCCGTGGCTGGAATCTGTCGACCATTCTGCAGATGGTCGAGATGGACAAACGGACCTGCACCCTGCGGGTGCGCTGCGGCGAGAATCTCGGCCTGCTGTTTTTCCGGGCCGGAGATCTGATCGATGCCGAGAGCGGGCCGCTCCAGGGGATCGATGCCGCCTACGAGATTGTCAACTGGGACGGAGATACATCGGTCGAGGTCGAGGGCTTCTGCGGCTCGGAGCAGAAGAGCATCGACCTGCCGGTGACCCACCTCTTGCTCGAGGGCTTGGCCCGTCGCGACGAGGAGCGTCGCGAGAGCGAGACGGGCGAGACGAGTAAACCCAACGGTCAGGCTTCCCTGACGCCGCAAGACGCCGCGATGGCAGCGCCGGCCGCTTCTCAGAATGCCGTTGCTCCACAGCATGCCGTCGCTTCACAGAATGCCTTCGAGGCCTTGCGGGATGAGGTCGATTCTTTGGATGCCGAAAAGGAGGAGGAAGTGAGCAATTTGCAATCGGTTCTGGACCGTTTCAGGGATGAAGTTCCAGAGTTCGTGGCCACCGATCTGGTCAACATCGACAGCGGGCTGTCGATCGGTGGTGCGACCCTCGACGCCGACTTCGACTCTTCCGTGGCGTCGGCCTGCTACGCCGAGGTGGTGAAGTCGAATCGCCGGGCCCTCGATCTGCTGGGCCTCGGCTCCGACTCGACCGAGGACATTCTGATCTCCACCGAGAAGGTCTTCCTGCTGTTGCGGCTGCTGGGGTCCGAGTACTACCACGTGGTCGCGATCACGCGGAAAGGCAACCTCGGCTTCGCCCGCGCCATCATGAAGAAGTTCGAGCCCGCGCTATTGCAGGCCGTCAACCAACTGGCCTGA
- a CDS encoding ParA family protein, with amino-acid sequence MRSLAISSQKGGVGKTTLSLNLSFALAHRGWNTLLVDGDPQGSVGLSLQGDVRTATGLVEVLEGQVGLAEAARPTRIPSLKIVPAGAPEPSRSERWAGSLAAGSFPSFLEAAEKEGFDLVVVDTPSGLHGANLEILRAVDAMLVPIQAEPLALRSVTQTLEAVGLLRDGGSEVTIAGFVVTMLNSRHDVSLSVAQEAWGMLPSELVLEAFVPRDDAFLLASAHGVPLGLLSRRPPPVATVFDRLAAEIEPSLGLVEEEAELAPISLMD; translated from the coding sequence ATGCGTTCACTTGCGATTTCTTCTCAGAAGGGGGGCGTGGGCAAGACCACCCTTTCTCTCAATCTCTCCTTCGCTCTGGCCCACCGCGGCTGGAACACGCTGCTGGTCGATGGCGATCCCCAGGGCTCCGTCGGCCTCTCCCTCCAGGGCGATGTGCGGACGGCGACCGGCTTGGTCGAGGTCCTCGAAGGTCAAGTCGGCCTCGCCGAGGCGGCGCGCCCGACCCGCATTCCGAGCCTCAAGATCGTGCCTGCCGGCGCCCCCGAGCCGAGTCGCTCGGAGCGCTGGGCGGGAAGCCTCGCCGCCGGCAGCTTTCCCTCCTTCCTCGAAGCCGCGGAAAAGGAGGGTTTCGATCTCGTCGTCGTCGACACGCCATCGGGTCTCCACGGCGCCAACCTCGAGATTCTCCGGGCCGTGGACGCCATGCTGGTTCCGATTCAGGCCGAGCCGCTGGCCTTGCGTTCGGTGACCCAGACCCTCGAAGCGGTCGGTTTGCTGCGCGATGGCGGTAGCGAAGTGACCATCGCCGGCTTCGTCGTCACGATGCTCAATTCGCGCCACGACGTCTCCCTCTCGGTCGCCCAGGAAGCCTGGGGCATGCTGCCGTCGGAGCTGGTGCTCGAAGCCTTCGTTCCCCGCGACGATGCCTTCCTGCTCGCCAGCGCCCACGGCGTTCCCTTGGGACTGTTGAGCCGCCGGCCACCGCCGGTCGCGACGGTCTTCGATCGCCTGGCCGCCGAGATCGAACCCAGCCTAGGACTCGTCGAAGAGGAGGCCGAGCTTGCCCCAATCTCTCTCATGGATTGA
- a CDS encoding mechanosensitive ion channel family protein → MASNRYVLALLVAFFAFLANPVPGQEGPEEVTEPRPEVASPRATLTTFLSAFKDDNATRARRVAAATLDLSDLPAAARELQGADLAVQLKDVIDRTEYVDLAAIPDDPSGPPWSFLERGELEITLERQRNGEWLFNRQTVASIPALWRASEGQEIVEGVTEAPRTLGLWVRSQVPPNLRRVGFLLEHWQWLGLLLLAVVGPLLARLVATLLGSLLLPRLARWFAELDAPLLGRVLAPARLLVAAGLWRLGLPFLGLPPRALGILKVGLELVALVALIWFSYRAIDVISAVMMRRAQESESRFDDLLAPLVRKASKVVLVIFGTVFVADNLEIDVSSLLAGIGLGGLALALAAQDTVKNLFGSITVLLDQPFHVGDAVSIGDVEGTVEEVGMRSTRVRTFYNSLVTVPNANLISASVDNFGARQFRRWKTTLGVEYGTSAAALESFCEGIRDLIRQHPATRKEGFYVHLNEFGDSSLNILLYVFFETSEWAVELEGRQRLMIDIIALAERLGIEFAFPTRTLHLASAPAESPLALPAAESTD, encoded by the coding sequence ATGGCCAGCAACCGATACGTTCTCGCCCTTCTTGTGGCGTTCTTCGCCTTCCTCGCCAACCCCGTCCCAGGGCAGGAGGGGCCGGAGGAAGTCACCGAACCGCGTCCCGAGGTAGCCTCCCCGCGAGCGACTCTCACCACCTTCCTCAGCGCCTTCAAGGACGACAACGCAACCCGCGCCCGCCGCGTCGCCGCGGCCACCCTCGACCTCAGCGATTTGCCAGCCGCGGCGCGCGAGCTGCAAGGGGCCGATCTGGCGGTGCAGCTCAAGGACGTCATCGATCGCACCGAGTACGTCGACCTGGCAGCGATTCCAGACGACCCTTCGGGACCACCCTGGAGCTTCCTCGAGCGCGGTGAGCTCGAGATCACCCTCGAGCGCCAGCGCAACGGCGAATGGCTGTTCAATCGTCAGACGGTGGCCTCGATTCCGGCCCTCTGGCGCGCCAGCGAAGGCCAGGAGATCGTCGAGGGTGTCACCGAAGCCCCTCGGACCCTCGGTCTTTGGGTGCGCAGCCAGGTTCCTCCCAATCTGCGTCGAGTGGGCTTTCTGCTCGAGCACTGGCAGTGGCTCGGCCTGCTCCTGCTGGCGGTCGTCGGGCCGCTGCTGGCGCGGCTCGTCGCCACCCTCCTGGGCTCCCTTCTTCTACCTCGCCTGGCGCGCTGGTTCGCGGAGCTCGATGCTCCTCTGCTGGGCCGGGTTTTGGCGCCGGCTCGGCTCCTGGTGGCGGCCGGCCTGTGGCGTCTGGGCCTGCCCTTCCTCGGGCTCCCGCCGCGCGCCCTCGGCATCCTCAAGGTCGGCCTCGAGCTGGTCGCCCTGGTCGCTTTGATCTGGTTCAGCTACCGCGCCATCGACGTCATCTCGGCGGTGATGATGCGGCGCGCTCAGGAGTCCGAAAGTCGCTTCGACGATCTCCTCGCCCCCTTGGTGCGCAAGGCCTCCAAGGTCGTCCTGGTGATCTTCGGCACGGTCTTCGTCGCCGACAATTTGGAGATCGATGTCAGCAGCCTGCTGGCCGGCATCGGCCTTGGCGGGCTGGCCCTCGCTCTCGCCGCCCAGGACACGGTGAAGAACCTCTTCGGCTCGATCACGGTGCTACTCGACCAGCCCTTCCACGTCGGCGACGCGGTCTCCATCGGCGATGTCGAGGGCACGGTGGAAGAGGTCGGGATGCGCAGCACCCGAGTGCGGACCTTTTACAACTCCCTGGTCACGGTGCCCAATGCCAACCTCATCAGTGCCTCCGTCGACAACTTCGGAGCCCGCCAGTTCCGCCGTTGGAAGACCACCCTGGGAGTCGAGTACGGCACCTCCGCGGCCGCCCTCGAGTCCTTCTGCGAAGGCATTCGGGACCTCATTCGCCAGCATCCAGCGACCCGCAAGGAGGGCTTCTACGTCCACCTCAACGAGTTCGGCGATTCGAGCCTGAACATCCTGCTCTACGTTTTCTTCGAGACCAGCGAATGGGCCGTCGAGCTGGAGGGACGGCAGCGCTTGATGATCGACATCATCGCCCTGGCGGAGCGCCTCGGGATCGAGTTCGCCTTCCCCACCCGCACCCTCCACCTGGCATCGGCGCCCGCGGAGAGTCCGCTGGCCTTGCCGGCTGCAGAGAGTACGGACTGA
- the dusA gene encoding tRNA dihydrouridine(20/20a) synthase DusA: MTLSRRGCRHPLSIAPMMDHSDRHFRFFQRQLSRRSLVYTEMITTGALLHGDRDRFLAFDEREKPVALQLGGDDSRDLAACARMAWEAGFDEVNLNVGCPSERVQKGRFGVCLMADPERVAEAVDAMRRAVPIPVTVKHRIGFDDLDRYEDMERFVTQVAAAGCDRFAVHARKAWLSGLDPKQNREIPPLRYDDVYRLKATRADLWIEINGGIRSLAAAAEHLERVDGVMVGRVAYEDPFRLAGADQRLYGEAGAGPSRDEVIAAMADYLGARPPEVPAGRVLRHLLGLMAGCPGARRWRRTLSEGMHRPGAGVGVLQAARDGVPREVLEARPGAPS, from the coding sequence ATGACCCTCTCCCGCCGGGGCTGCCGCCACCCTTTGAGCATCGCGCCGATGATGGACCATTCGGATCGTCATTTCCGCTTCTTCCAGCGGCAGCTTTCGCGGCGCTCCCTGGTCTACACCGAGATGATCACCACCGGGGCCCTGCTGCACGGTGATCGCGATCGCTTTTTGGCCTTCGACGAGCGCGAGAAGCCGGTCGCTTTGCAACTCGGCGGTGACGATTCAAGGGACCTGGCGGCCTGCGCCCGAATGGCCTGGGAGGCCGGCTTCGACGAGGTCAACCTCAACGTCGGCTGTCCTAGCGAGCGGGTGCAGAAGGGCCGCTTCGGGGTCTGCCTGATGGCGGACCCGGAGCGGGTGGCGGAGGCGGTGGACGCGATGCGCCGGGCGGTGCCGATCCCGGTCACCGTGAAGCACCGCATCGGCTTCGACGACCTCGACCGCTACGAGGACATGGAGCGCTTCGTCACGCAGGTGGCGGCGGCCGGCTGTGATCGCTTCGCGGTGCACGCCCGCAAGGCCTGGCTGTCGGGCCTCGACCCGAAGCAGAACCGCGAGATCCCGCCGCTGCGCTACGACGACGTCTACCGCCTCAAGGCGACACGAGCTGATCTCTGGATCGAGATCAACGGCGGTATCCGCAGTCTGGCGGCGGCGGCCGAGCATCTCGAGCGGGTGGATGGGGTGATGGTCGGACGGGTGGCCTACGAGGACCCCTTTCGCCTGGCGGGAGCCGATCAACGGCTCTACGGCGAGGCCGGCGCTGGGCCGAGTCGCGACGAGGTCATCGCGGCGATGGCGGACTACCTGGGGGCTCGGCCGCCGGAGGTGCCCGCCGGCAGGGTGCTGCGCCACCTCCTCGGGCTGATGGCGGGGTGCCCCGGCGCGCGCCGTTGGCGGCGCACTCTGAGTGAGGGAATGCACCGCCCCGGGGCCGGTGTCGGGGTTCTCCAGGCCGCTCGCGACGGTGTGCCCCGAGAGGTTCTCGAGGCACGGCCCGGGGCACCCTCTTGA
- a CDS encoding heme NO-binding domain-containing protein, which produces MHGFIFTEIQDYVSTKLGPEVWKALLKQAGLASRVYEKFFEYPDEEAVKIVVTASEMTGNSVPAILEDFGRFLGPHLLKAYRPLINPSWSALDFLEHTEETIHRVVRSRNRMAKPPALSWTRMGPDEVMLRYKSQRQMQHLAIGIAKGVADDYGEVLDVHMDDHGDEGCTIRFRRRAPAPAPTPAPSEPPLTANGG; this is translated from the coding sequence GTGCACGGTTTTATTTTCACTGAAATTCAAGACTATGTGAGCACGAAGCTCGGTCCTGAGGTATGGAAGGCACTGCTCAAGCAGGCCGGCCTCGCGTCCCGGGTTTACGAAAAGTTCTTCGAGTATCCGGACGAAGAAGCGGTCAAGATCGTGGTGACCGCCTCGGAGATGACCGGCAACAGCGTGCCGGCGATTCTGGAAGACTTCGGCCGTTTTCTCGGTCCCCACCTGCTCAAGGCCTATCGGCCCCTGATCAATCCGAGCTGGTCGGCCCTCGACTTCCTCGAGCACACCGAAGAGACCATTCACCGGGTGGTGCGTTCGCGCAATCGCATGGCGAAGCCGCCGGCCCTTTCGTGGACCCGCATGGGGCCCGACGAGGTGATGCTGCGCTACAAGTCGCAGCGCCAGATGCAGCATCTCGCCATCGGAATCGCCAAGGGGGTAGCCGACGACTACGGCGAGGTTCTCGATGTCCACATGGACGATCACGGCGACGAAGGATGCACCATCCGCTTCCGGCGGCGGGCCCCGGCGCCGGCTCCGACGCCCGCTCCCTCGGAGCCTCCGCTGACCGCCAACGGCGGCTGA
- the serC gene encoding 3-phosphoserine/phosphohydroxythreonine transaminase has translation MRVFNFSAGPATLPEAVLEEARQSLLSYGSSGRSVMELSHRSPEYDEIHRHGIDRLRRLLAVPENFEILLLQGGASLQFAMVPANLMHGSGRADYVLTGTWSRKAAAEARKVGEVRIAGSGEGDDFRRIPRPQELDFDASADFVHLTSNNTICGTQWRDLPETASVPAVVDMSSDILSRPIPWERVGLAYAGAQKNLGPAGVTLVIVRRDLMAGAPDDLPAMLDYRVHAAKGSLYNTPPTWSIYMLGLACRWVEEQGGLAAMEAASLQRSRALYEAIDRLPAFRGTAEVDSRSRMNVTFRLATEELEAEFLRRAGERRMTNLKGHRSVGGIRASLYNALPMAAVEALIELMEEFARESG, from the coding sequence ATGAGGGTTTTCAATTTCAGCGCCGGTCCGGCCACGCTGCCGGAGGCGGTGCTCGAGGAAGCTCGTCAGTCCTTGCTGTCCTACGGCTCGTCCGGCCGCAGCGTGATGGAGCTCAGCCATCGCTCTCCGGAGTACGACGAGATCCATCGCCACGGGATCGATCGCCTGCGTCGTCTGCTGGCGGTCCCCGAGAATTTCGAGATCCTTCTGCTGCAGGGAGGCGCCAGCCTGCAGTTCGCGATGGTGCCGGCCAACCTGATGCACGGCTCCGGTCGCGCCGATTATGTGCTCACCGGTACTTGGTCGCGCAAGGCTGCGGCGGAGGCGCGCAAGGTCGGTGAGGTGAGGATCGCCGGCAGTGGAGAAGGCGATGACTTCCGCCGCATTCCACGGCCCCAAGAGCTCGACTTCGATGCCAGCGCGGACTTCGTCCACCTGACGTCGAACAACACCATCTGCGGCACCCAATGGCGCGATCTGCCGGAGACCGCGAGCGTTCCGGCGGTGGTCGACATGTCGTCCGACATTCTGTCGCGACCGATCCCCTGGGAGCGGGTCGGGTTGGCCTACGCCGGGGCGCAGAAGAACCTGGGGCCGGCGGGAGTGACGTTGGTGATCGTGCGCCGCGATCTCATGGCGGGTGCCCCGGATGATCTGCCGGCGATGCTCGACTACCGGGTGCATGCGGCCAAGGGCTCGCTCTACAACACGCCCCCCACCTGGTCCATCTACATGCTGGGCCTGGCCTGCCGGTGGGTCGAAGAGCAGGGTGGCCTGGCCGCCATGGAGGCGGCCAGCCTGCAGCGCTCGCGCGCCCTCTATGAGGCCATCGACCGGCTGCCGGCATTCCGCGGTACCGCCGAGGTGGACAGTCGCTCGCGCATGAACGTCACCTTTCGGCTGGCGACCGAGGAGCTCGAGGCGGAGTTTCTGCGGCGCGCCGGCGAGCGCCGGATGACCAATCTCAAGGGCCATCGCTCGGTGGGTGGAATTCGGGCCTCCCTTTACAATGCTCTGCCGATGGCCGCCGTCGAAGCCTTGATCGAGTTGATGGAAGAGTTCGCTCGCGAGTCCGGCTAG